A single genomic interval of Pyrobaculum arsenaticum DSM 13514 harbors:
- a CDS encoding NAD(+)/NADH kinase — protein sequence MVFAVYYRPDLREAAWDFKRRYGAVDLSCNDKFTHVFIFGGDGTLLEAIRRYPCVLDSVVVHLGLGRFNFYRSAQLTIPVDDAVRRVLENNYDVLELSTLDAGGCIALNEVSVYRREPGKMLNFAIRTDEGEVVGRADGIIVSTPHGTSGYVVSTFGPVVDYRADVIVVSFVAPYTLYLRPLVLASKSVEIEINEETVLVCDGRAASTGRYFKISKGQRRLRLAVFGEFQFLDRVAERLRSL from the coding sequence ATTTTAAGAGGAGGTACGGCGCCGTGGATCTCAGTTGCAATGACAAGTTTACTCACGTGTTTATTTTCGGCGGCGATGGCACGCTTCTAGAGGCTATCAGGCGGTATCCTTGTGTTCTTGACTCGGTAGTTGTGCACTTGGGGCTTGGCAGGTTTAATTTCTATAGAAGTGCCCAGCTTACCATTCCCGTTGATGACGCTGTGAGGCGAGTTTTGGAAAACAACTACGACGTGTTGGAGCTGTCTACTCTTGACGCGGGGGGCTGTATCGCCCTGAACGAAGTTTCTGTATACAGAAGGGAGCCAGGTAAGATGCTCAACTTCGCTATCCGCACAGACGAGGGCGAGGTAGTGGGCCGAGCAGACGGGATCATTGTGTCGACGCCTCACGGGACTTCAGGCTATGTGGTTTCCACATTTGGACCGGTGGTGGACTACCGCGCCGATGTGATCGTGGTGTCTTTCGTAGCGCCGTACACCCTCTACCTCCGCCCCCTGGTGCTGGCCTCCAAAAGTGTCGAGATTGAGATAAATGAGGAGACCGTGCTGGTATGCGACGGAAGGGCCGCCTCTACTGGGCGTTATTTTAAAATTTCCAAGGGGCAAAGAAGGCTGAGACTGGCGGTGTTCGGCGAATTCCAGTTCCTGGACAGAGTGGCGGAGCGGCTGAGGAGCCTATGA
- a CDS encoding twitching motility protein PilT — translation MSAPCLVLDASAILHGRDARIFSGRLLTTREVAEELKDPRAQAALEILGVEVVEVDGKKVDEMARRFKELSRADVSVLLLALERRCTLITDDGRLAAAARRLGIRVEGVFYRR, via the coding sequence ATGAGCGCGCCGTGTTTGGTCCTAGACGCCTCCGCCATACTCCACGGAAGGGACGCAAGAATTTTTTCTGGTAGGTTGCTCACCACTAGGGAGGTGGCTGAGGAGCTAAAAGATCCCCGGGCGCAGGCCGCCTTGGAGATCCTAGGTGTAGAGGTGGTGGAGGTGGACGGCAAGAAGGTGGATGAGATGGCAAGAAGATTTAAGGAGCTGTCGCGCGCGGACGTCTCTGTTCTTCTACTGGCGCTTGAGAGACGATGCACGTTGATAACAGACGACGGGAGGCTGGCGGCGGCGGCGAGAAGGCTGGGGATCCGCGTAGAGGGTGTTTTCTACAGGAGGTGA
- a CDS encoding diacylglycerol/polyprenol kinase family protein, with translation MSQIEELRRLAARKMFHVAFVALLALPFVVGIPLETYTAILAFIGGVVYSIQVRQPAVWEQLREDFFKTLEDVFTRLEQLLPLDKPGVREQYAKAVRQFEELVLMAERDYEKRHGYLGILMGAVGFLIAESIFGRGHLLPALISLGVYDAVSAVAGTAMGGRRIGKVSLWGTTAGALANILALVAAGAPVGAALLITAMVVLADVVSPEDNLTIPVAAAAGSYLYHLL, from the coding sequence GTGTCACAAATAGAAGAGCTGAGGAGGCTGGCCGCCAGGAAGATGTTCCACGTAGCCTTCGTCGCGCTACTGGCATTACCCTTCGTGGTGGGCATTCCGCTAGAGACGTATACGGCCATCCTCGCGTTCATCGGCGGCGTAGTCTACTCTATACAAGTAAGACAGCCTGCGGTGTGGGAGCAGTTAAGGGAAGACTTTTTCAAGACGCTAGAAGACGTCTTCACGCGGCTAGAGCAACTACTTCCCCTAGACAAACCCGGCGTCCGCGAGCAGTACGCCAAGGCCGTCCGCCAGTTTGAAGAACTGGTGCTCATGGCCGAACGGGACTACGAAAAGAGGCACGGCTACCTCGGCATACTGATGGGTGCCGTGGGGTTCCTTATTGCTGAATCCATCTTTGGAAGAGGGCACCTTCTGCCCGCGCTGATAAGTCTCGGAGTCTACGACGCCGTCAGCGCCGTCGCCGGGACGGCGATGGGGGGCAGAAGAATAGGCAAAGTATCGCTTTGGGGCACTACGGCGGGGGCGCTGGCAAATATCCTCGCCTTAGTTGCGGCGGGGGCGCCCGTGGGAGCCGCGTTGCTCATAACAGCGATGGTTGTGTTAGCCGACGTGGTCAGCCCCGAGGACAACTTGACAATCCCCGTCGCCGCCGCCGCAGGGTCGTATCTATATCACCTCCTGTAG
- a CDS encoding DUF371 domain-containing protein, with amino-acid sequence MPTEAEECLENVLRGVSPADVFTARGHPNITATNRKTLEITKDPYVTRRGDCIVACCAEKAAGELRRDVLQALTAPGVVVVILSTGSAWDYAAGETPRVAPTSTWRIVVRTSTYVDESTVAIRAGKSAADLDRRLIQELRRGVHLRVVIGVCPLSV; translated from the coding sequence GTGCCCACCGAGGCCGAGGAATGCCTGGAGAACGTTCTAAGAGGCGTGTCTCCCGCCGACGTATTTACGGCGAGAGGCCACCCCAACATAACAGCTACGAACAGAAAGACGCTAGAAATCACCAAAGACCCCTACGTCACTAGGCGAGGGGACTGCATAGTGGCGTGTTGCGCCGAAAAGGCGGCAGGAGAGTTGAGGCGAGACGTGCTACAGGCACTAACCGCCCCGGGGGTCGTAGTCGTAATCCTCAGCACAGGGTCCGCCTGGGACTACGCCGCCGGAGAGACCCCCCGCGTGGCACCAACTTCGACCTGGCGCATCGTTGTTCGTACGAGCACTTACGTGGACGAATCCACCGTTGCCATAAGAGCCGGCAAAAGCGCCGCTGACCTGGATAGGAGATTAATCCAGGAGCTGAGACGAGGCGTACACCTTAGGGTGGTCATAGGAGTCTGCCCACTTAGTGTATAA